A portion of the Tindallia magadiensis genome contains these proteins:
- the trpC gene encoding indole-3-glycerol phosphate synthase TrpC: MLSKILDTTKNNIRIQQDRLPEHILRKEMEERETDIAKTVALLPHLIEKSQGKMPAIVAEIKRASPSKGKLRNIKNPAKVAKEYQEAGAAAISVLTETDFFHGSIKDFLAVKDVVRLPVLRKDFIISLYQIYQSKHMGADIILLIMAALNHKELVVFHQEAKRMGLQCLLEVHNREELERLKTLDLKKGEDYIGINNRDLKSMEVDLRVTEKLCPYVPSDIPIISESGIRNSTDCHSVKRWGATGVLVGESLVRQNSPGEALRNLKGEAL, encoded by the coding sequence AAAGAAATGGAAGAAAGAGAAACAGATATTGCAAAAACGGTAGCATTACTTCCACATTTAATAGAAAAATCTCAGGGGAAAATGCCGGCAATTGTTGCGGAGATTAAAAGAGCATCTCCTTCAAAAGGAAAATTGAGAAATATAAAAAATCCTGCAAAAGTGGCAAAGGAATATCAAGAAGCTGGTGCGGCAGCCATTTCTGTATTAACAGAAACTGATTTTTTTCATGGTTCGATTAAAGATTTTTTAGCGGTTAAAGACGTTGTAAGGTTACCTGTTCTGAGGAAAGATTTCATCATTAGTCTTTATCAGATTTATCAAAGCAAACACATGGGGGCAGATATCATATTATTAATAATGGCTGCTTTGAATCATAAAGAATTAGTCGTTTTTCATCAAGAAGCAAAACGTATGGGTTTACAGTGTTTGCTGGAAGTTCATAACAGAGAAGAACTGGAACGACTAAAAACCTTAGACCTTAAAAAAGGGGAAGACTATATAGGGATTAATAATCGGGATCTTAAATCAATGGAAGTAGATCTTAGGGTAACGGAGAAGTTATGTCCTTATGTTCCTTCTGATATTCCGATTATTAGTGAAAGTGGTATTAGGAATAGTACGGATTGTCATAGTGTTAAAAGGTGGGGGGCTACAGGAGTACTAGTGGGTGAAAGCCTTGTGAGGCAAAATTCACCGGGAGAAGCACTTCGAAACTTGAAAGGGGAAGCCTTATGA